A genomic window from Triticum urartu cultivar G1812 chromosome 7, Tu2.1, whole genome shotgun sequence includes:
- the LOC125524296 gene encoding WAT1-related protein At3g30340-like translates to MGSGGLLLPTVVMLALNVLSAVMVALVKVAMAGGLDPLVLVTLQQLAAAIFLGPIAHFTEGKSRPKMTLEIFAYLFVSAALGAAMRQYMVFVGLRYTTATFVSAFSNIAPVLTFVLAVATRAESLHLRSATGAAKLAGTLVSLAGAMLLTFYRGVALTHPNSAHQLHRSPSSPLSPGADSGRRWTLGTVAILGNCVCLACWYLLQGRIARKYPYVYSCNAFLSTFSFLQVAVVGLCVKRNLAAWIITNKFQILTVLYSGVVATGMSFVLLTWCIQKRGAVFVAAFIPVSQVIVCIMDFTVLHEPLYLGSVVGSVIVIAGLYLLLWGKRQEALQQHPRVAKDDQEQQQQQQVQSQP, encoded by the exons ATGGGGAGCGGCGGGTTGTTGTTGCCGACGGTGGTGATGCTGGCGCTCAACGTGTTGTCGGCGGTGATGGTGGCGCTGGTGAAGGTGGCCATGGCCGGCGGCCTCGACCCGCTCGTGCTCGTCACGCTGCAGCAGCTCGCCGCCGCCATCTTCCTCGGCCCCATCGCGCACTTCACAGAGGG CAAGTCGAGGCCCAAGATGACGCTCGAGATCTTCGCCTACCTCTTCGTCAGCGCCGCGCTCGG GGCAGCGATGAGGCAGTACATGGTCTTCGTGGGGCTGCGCTACACCACGGCGACCTTCGTCAGCGCCTTTTCCAACATCGCGCCCGTGCTCACCTTCGTGCTCGCCGTCGCCACCCGCGCCGAGTCGCTCCACCTCAGGTCCGCCACCGGCGCCGCCAAGCTCGCCGGCACGCTCGTCTCGCTCGCCGGCGCCATGCTGCTCACCTTCTACAGAGGCGTGGCCCTCACCCACCCAAACAGCGCCCACCAGCTCCACCGCTCCCCTTCATCCCCGCTGTCGCCAGGagcggactccggcaggcggtgGACGCTGGGCACGGTGGCGATCCTCGGCAACTGCGTCTGCCTCGCCTGCTGGTACCTGCTCCAGGGCAGGATCGCCAGGAAGTACCCCTACGTCTACTCCTGCAACGCCTTCCTGTCCACCTTCAGCTTCCTCCAGGTCGCCGTCGTCGGCCTCTGCGTGAAGCGCAACCTCGCCGCCTGGATCATCACCAACAAGTTCCAGATCCTCACCGTCCTCTACTCA GGCGTGGTGGCGACCGGCATGTCCTTCGTGCTGCTGACGTGGTGCATCCAGAAGCGGGGGGCTGTGTTCGTCGCTGCCTTCATCCCGGTGTCGCAGGTCATCGTCTGCATCATGGATTTCACCGTCCTGCATGAACCGCTCTACCTTGGAAG TGTGGTGGGATCTGTGATTGTGATAGCTGGCCTGTATCTTCTGCTGTGGGGCAAGAGGCAGGAGGCCTTGCAACAGCATCCAAGAGTTGCTAAAGATGACCAagaacaacagcagcagcagcaagtGCAGTCGCAGCCATGA